A region from the Triticum urartu cultivar G1812 chromosome 1, Tu2.1, whole genome shotgun sequence genome encodes:
- the LOC125552890 gene encoding uncharacterized protein LOC125552890 isoform X2 has protein sequence MQGFAAVNEEIEQNIQRTRETESEIVKHSETEKDYLVKESELMKGVSVAEFELDGLMQVEAAGTDSLKAMEGNLEFQKATLNAIRKLFYDKMERFIAESKDFQVNMLGGSIEDLPLLLKERDSLENESENLRMKINAIQSSSKEYIAEILEEVNVENSVLESDVHYRISEYMEILKDINSLKILFSSSNS, from the exons ATGCAGGGATTTGCAGCT GTCAATGAAGAGATTGAACAGAATATACAAAGGACCAGGGAAACAGAGTCAGAAATAGTGAAGCATTCTGAAACTGAAAAGGACTATCTCGTGAAGGAGTCTGAGCTAATGAAAGGAGTATCGGTTGCTGAGTTTGAACTTGATGGGCTTATGCAAGTGGAAG CTGCTGGAACAGATTCACTTAAAGCGATGGAGGGCAATTTGGAATTCCAGAAAGCTACTCTGAATGCAATTAGGAAACTATTCTACGATAAAAT GGAAAGGTTCATCGCTGAATCTAAAGACTTCCAAGTTAATATGCTTGGAGGTTCAATTGAGGATTTACCTCTCCTACTAAAGGAAAGAGATTCACTAGAGAATGAGAGTGAGAACTTGAGGATGAAGATCAACGCCATACAAAGTTCATCAAAGGAATACATTGCTGAGATTCTTGAGGAGGTAAATGTGGAAAATTCAG TTCTGGAGTCTGATGTACACTATAGGATTTCGGAATACATGGAAATTCTCAAGGATATAAACAGCCTGAAGATTCTATTTAGTTCGAGCAATTCTTAA
- the LOC125552890 gene encoding uncharacterized protein LOC125552890 isoform X1, whose translation MAEDSGAILRHISSLKDMLDKVNEEIEQNIQRTRETESEIVKHSETEKDYLVKESELMKGVSVAEFELDGLMQVEAAGTDSLKAMEGNLEFQKATLNAIRKLFYDKMERFIAESKDFQVNMLGGSIEDLPLLLKERDSLENESENLRMKINAIQSSSKEYIAEILEEVNVENSVLESDVHYRISEYMEILKDINSLKILFSSSNS comes from the exons ATGGCGGAGGACTCAGGCGCCATCCTCCGCCACATCTCCTCCCTCAAGGACATGCTTGACAAG GTCAATGAAGAGATTGAACAGAATATACAAAGGACCAGGGAAACAGAGTCAGAAATAGTGAAGCATTCTGAAACTGAAAAGGACTATCTCGTGAAGGAGTCTGAGCTAATGAAAGGAGTATCGGTTGCTGAGTTTGAACTTGATGGGCTTATGCAAGTGGAAG CTGCTGGAACAGATTCACTTAAAGCGATGGAGGGCAATTTGGAATTCCAGAAAGCTACTCTGAATGCAATTAGGAAACTATTCTACGATAAAAT GGAAAGGTTCATCGCTGAATCTAAAGACTTCCAAGTTAATATGCTTGGAGGTTCAATTGAGGATTTACCTCTCCTACTAAAGGAAAGAGATTCACTAGAGAATGAGAGTGAGAACTTGAGGATGAAGATCAACGCCATACAAAGTTCATCAAAGGAATACATTGCTGAGATTCTTGAGGAGGTAAATGTGGAAAATTCAG TTCTGGAGTCTGATGTACACTATAGGATTTCGGAATACATGGAAATTCTCAAGGATATAAACAGCCTGAAGATTCTATTTAGTTCGAGCAATTCTTAA